The Drosophila teissieri strain GT53w chromosome X, Prin_Dtei_1.1, whole genome shotgun sequence genome has a segment encoding these proteins:
- the LOC122623099 gene encoding collagen alpha-1(III) chain isoform X3: protein MWGHWQTAAVAAPTTAPPPQPSVPPPLPNAPPPPPPSDASAGAPPSAQPAAAGAAAPGTAAATSAAFNPYSSGQATGAGNPYEQYTAAQYAAMTPEQQYALQHHWHQWQTYQAEYAKWHAQYGEQYKREMAAAAAVATTTAVQGVPAPTVAAPSPAPVPVATAPGPQAYPVAQNYYQGVTASPAPPTTPAAVAGGPPVPGKITAQPQMYNQPPPPPPQKTGYNQHSNSNQNDSQSMWSGPPPMQQPPPNRYGGGQMNQMNYNNAGPDNLGFPNLQQPPPPLQRPTNQQQTQSNNMDHGQWGNNNQRGAGNNNRPPWDTSGPPPDNSGQPNRWDGPPPPINDASNRWNGPPFGNNNNNNNDNNRRWDGTSNQAPSGGDQQQNRWMTEPPPSIQNPNQQNQNQNRWLSGPPPSISDSKSNQQPQNPRQNRWQGINSDIDTPPMRTNNKPNSFRNSWGDGGGQGNQSQNQNQNQNQNKNPFVKNSQSDFGPDQNSGNGNNFGQRTGNYGNSYNNQDQGSAAGSNFGGGGGGFGDGSGGNQGQDNFGGRAGGPGNNNNNFNNNRRQSNRWDTNRNQGFSDERGGGGGGGDSGPGGFNQNRGNFNQRNSFNQPNQSSQQNRNQQQASDLDEASFDRLFDQWEQQFEDWKRANANHPDRDEYRRYEEEFEKQRRRIAERREQMRRRRQQQMSGSAGSGSGSGSGGSTTDMPKEAAAGATTAEEQQPTEEPFGGQGNFAGPGANFGQGNRQSGNPNHFGKENRAFESAGVPAFRGNRGPPPGMHNQYQTAQQTLDKQPEEAQESPTKSATTNENSPDGKTAITPAPPVAPPIASLPPPEVTAPAAPVVGPDPPVDPHTQPPPVSSNLGKRRQSAAPPPLPAKQLKEEEPIFTISLDDDDDEEEEETQSTPDTPMGSFFKKNDGIPGLDLVADGNGKNNASSVFDVGLKDSDETTATDASAKDKSEKSDKSSVAKKSNESLSNALKDPNFINNLSQAVANVQEREQRDRQEQQDEQESGTDGRPLSFAEWQRKKNSGNESKSQDSRDSMSTNSGERPENSGPPGGGFGPGHGPGAGPGHRAGSRPNSGPGFGPHPGPGAGPGPNDGSRFEGFGPNQVPGNNFIDFDGNGPPGFGPPGRNFGPHGPGSRGPNFGPNFGPGPGGPGGPFFGPNGPGPGPNFGPNFRPNGPNFGPNFGPNFGPGPGSRNYGPRGPDGPFGPRRDDFGGPPFGGPGPHFGPNGPGPNMRGFNDGPISDNPFRRQGGPPGPGFGDDDLGAGPPRGPRNFGNRFGNNSGGGGGGPNNRKNWNDGTIMLAPAMGRLWQLQRHTRMRLSRRQTTAIAPTPPTIAVS from the exons ATGTGGGGCCATTGGCAAACCGCCGCCGTAGCGGCTCCCACTACCGCCCCTCCTCCGCAACCGTCGGTTCCGCCGCCGCTTCCGAACGCCCCGCCCCCGCCGCCGCCCTCGGACGCGTCCGCCGGAGCACCCCCATCCGCTCAGCCGGCCGCAGCCGGAGCAGCTGCACCAGGCACTGCTGCAGCAACATCCGCAGCATTCAACCCCTATAGCAGCGGCCAGGCGACGGGGGCCGGCAACCCCTATGAACAGTATACGGCCGCCCAGTATGCGGCCATGACCCCCGAGCAGCAGTACGCCCTGCAGCACCACTGGCACCAGTGGCAGACGTACCAGGCGGAGTACGCCAAGTGGCATGCCCAGTACGGCGAGCAG TATAAGCGTGAAATGGCCGCAGCCGCGGCGGTGGCTACAACTACCGCGGTTCAAGGCGTACCCGCGCCCACGGTGGCGGCTCCTTCACCGGCTCCCGTTCCAGTGGCCACTGCACCCGGACCGCAGGCCTATCCTGTCGCGCAGAACTATTACCAAGGCGTCACCGCCTCACCGGCGCCACCAACGACACCCGCTGCCGTCGCTGGAGGGCCGCCAGTGCCCGGAAAGATCACGGCCCAGCCGCAGATGTACAaccagccgccgccgccgccaccgcagAAAACCGGTTACAATCAGCATTCGAATTCCAATCAGAATGACAGCCAAAGCATGTGGTCAGGACCACCGCCCATGCAACAGCCGCCGCCAAACAGGTATGGTGGCGGTCAAATGAACCAGATGAACTACAACAATGCCGGACCAGACAACCTGGGATTTCCCAATCTCCAGCAGCCGCCACCGCCTCTGCAGCGACCAACTAATCAGCAGCAGACGCAGTCGAACAACATGGACCATGGCCAGTGGGGCAATAACAATCAACGCGGCGCAGGCAACAATAATCGTCCTCCCTGGGATACCAGTGGTCCGCCGCCTGATAATTCCGGGCAACCAAATCGCTGGGATGGTCCGCCGCCGCCAATAAATGATGCCAGTAATCGGTGGAATGGACCGCCATttggcaataataataataacaacaatgatAACAATCGCCGCTGGGATGGGACTTCTAATCAAGCGCCGTCTGGCGGGGATCAGCAACAGAATCGTTGGATGACCGAACCACCGCCAAGCATTCAGAATCCCAATCAGCAGAATCAGAACCAGAATCGCTGGTTAAGCGGACCACCACCGAGTATTAGTGATAGCAAAAGCAACCAGCAACCGCAGAATCCCCGCCAGAATCGCTGGCAAGGCATCAATTCCGACATCGACACACCGCCAATGAGGACCAACAACAAGCCAAATAGTTTCCGCAATAGCTGGGGAGATGGAGGTGGACAAGgcaaccaaagccaaaaccaaaatcaaaaccaaaaccaaaataagaATCCATTCGTCAAGAACTCACAGTCTGATTTTGGCCCAGATCAGAACTctggcaatggcaacaactttGGACAGCGAACAGGAAACTATGGCAACAGTTACAATAACCAAGATCAAGGTAGTGCGGCAGGAAGCAACTTTggcggcggaggtggcggCTTTGGAGACGGCAGTGGTGGCAACCAAGGCCAGGACAACTTTGGTGGACGAGCAGGAGGACCcggcaataataacaacaacttTAATAACAATCGCCGCCAGAGCAATCGTTGGGATACCAATCGCAACCAGGGATTTTCCGATGAGCGaggtggaggcggtggcggtggcgattCTGGACCAGGCGGCTTTAACCAAAATCGTGGCAATTTCAACCAGCGCAACAGCTTCAATCAGCCGAATCAGTCGAGTCAGCAGAACCGCAACCAACAGCAAGCCTCCGATCTGGACGAGGCCAGTTTCGATCGCCTGTTCGACCAGTGGGAGCAGCAGTTCGAAGACTGGAAGCGCGCCAATGCCAATCATCCGGATCGCGACGAGTATCGCCGCTACGAGGAGGAGTTCGAGAAGCAGCGCCGTCGCATCGCGGAGAGAAGAGAGCAGATGCGCCGACGTCGCCAACAGCAGATGAGTGGCTCTGctggatcgggatcgggatcaggatcaggaggCTCTACCACAGACATGCCGAAGGAAGCAGCTGCAGGCGCAACAACggccgaggagcagcagcccaCTGAAGAGCCATTTGGTGGCCAAGGCAATTTCGCTGGCCCGGGAGCCAATTTCGGACAGGGCAACAGGCAATCCGGAAACCCGAATCACTTTGGCAAAGAGAATCGCGCCTTCGAAAGCGCCGGAGTTCCGGCGTTCAGAGGCAACCGAGGACCGCCACCGGGGATGCACAATCAGTACCAAACCGCCCAGCAGACATTGGACAAGCAGCCAGAGGAAGCCCAGGAAAGTCCAACTAAGTCGGCGACAACGAATGAGAATTCACCTGATGGAAAGACAGCAATAACGCCAGCTCCCCCAGTAGCTCCACCGATTGCATCACTGCCTCCGCCCGAAGTCACAGCTCCAGCTGCACCAGTTGTGGGGCCAGATCCGCCAGTGGATCCGCACACGCAGCCTCCTCCGGTTTCCTCCAATCTCGGCAAGCGCCGGCAAAGCGCTGCTCCCCCGCCATTGCCCGCCAAGCAActcaaggaggaggagcccaTATTCACCATTTCCctggacgacgacgacgacgaggaggaggaggagacgCAGAGCACTCCAGATACGCCCATGGGTAGCTTTTTTAAGAAGAACGATGGCATCCCCGGTCTGGATTTGGTGGCcgatggcaatggcaagaATAATGCGTCCTCAGTCTTCGATGTGGGGCTCAAGGACTCGGACGAAACAACAGCGACTGATGCCTCTGCCAAAGACAAGTCTGAGAAGTCAGACAAGTCCTCCGTCGCCAAAAAGAGCAACGAATCTCTAAGCAACGCGCTCAAGGATCCGAATTTCATCAACAATCTCTCCCAGGCGGTGGCCAATGTGCAGGAGCGCGAGCAGCGCGATCGTCAGGAGCAACAAGATGAACAGGAATCGGGCACGGATGGACGTCCACTGTCCTTCGCCGAGTGGCAGCGCAAGAAGAACAGCGGCAACGAAAGCAAGTCGCAGGATTCCCGCGACTCGATGAGCACCAATAGCGGTGAGAGACCGGAGAATAGCGGCCCACCTGGTGGTGGTTTCGGTCCCGGACATGGTCCAGGCGCAGGTCCGGGCCACAGAGCCGGTTCGCGTCCAAATTCTGGCCCTGGCTTTGGTCCTCATCCGGGTCCGGGTGCGGGTCCAGGTCCAAACGATGGATCACGCTTTGAAGGCTTTGGACCAAATCAAGTGCCTGGAAATAACTTCATCGACTTCGATGGCAATGGTCCGCCCGGCTTTGGTCCACCGGGCAGGAACTTTGGACCCCACGGTCCGGGCTCACGTGGACCCAACTTCGGCCCCAACTTTGGCCCTGGCCCCGGCGGTCCGGGTGGCCCATTCTTTGGACCAAATGGCCCGGGACCAGGTCCCAATTTCGGACCGAACTTCCGACCCAATGGCCCCAACTTTGGACCAAACTTTGGGCCCAATTTCGGACCGGGTCCCGGTTCCCGCAACTACGGACCTCGCGGACCCGATGGTCCATTCGGTCCGCGGCGTGATGACTTCGGCGGTCCGCCGTTTGGCGGCCCAGGACCCCACTTCGGACCCAATGGGCCCGGTCCCAATATGCGCGGTTTCAACGATGGACCCATCAGTGATAATCCCTTCCGCCGGCAAGGCGGACCACCGGGTCCAGGCTTTGGCGACGATGATCTCGGCGCCGGACCACCAAGAGGACCCAGAAACTTTGGCAACCGCTTTGGAAATAAtagcggcggcggtggcggtgggcCCAACAATCGGAAGAACTGGAATGACGG GACGATAATGCTTGCGCCGGCGATGGGGCGACTGTGGCAACTTCAGCGGCATACGAGGATGCGGCTGTCGAGGAGACAGACGACAGCAATAGCGCCGACGCCTCCAACGAT TGCGGTTTCCTGA